From Ptychodera flava strain L36383 chromosome 2, AS_Pfla_20210202, whole genome shotgun sequence, the proteins below share one genomic window:
- the LOC139150615 gene encoding platelet binding protein GspB-like, producing the protein MITPTNNQAALDESSHTCATSNLSVSKPSSDIVSANSDCTRRLGEGGDLSLRERSQPKVSTSASLSGSGDTSGGSERLEEIRKTESDHSALAMLMSLSEESFFDPFKVQESNSVNENNNVSGEDSNIAPSQINDTFDFSDRLFEPTSGVCFEKDEINQMPTLNCHRAAVNKSSLTSSFSPEASVPEPSSSSILNPHTDCNRRQGEGGDLSLGERSEPEITLKNSDSLPTAAGRKRHHIKVDDKSPGQKPADALSVSGSTSAGSAPICIKRPAKRVKATNKGKQTAKSVSNDANVDESNILNPPTDCNRRQGEGGDLSLGERSEPRNLTSATLSGSGAISTESGIVGVEQSENNVSARKLEVARRHATEHKSSPISCEPNVGVSEHEITLKNSDSLPTAAGRKRHQSKGDDKCPRQKPADDLSVSGSTLAGSAPICIKRPAKRVKATNKRKQNAKSASNDANVDESNILNPPTDCNRRQGEGGDLSLGERSEPRNITSATLSGSGAISTESGIVGVEQSENNVSARKLEIASQHATEHKSSPTSCEPNDGVSEPEITMKNSDSLPTAAGRERHCSKDDDKCRWQKTADALSVTGSTSAGSAPICIKRPAKRVKATNKRKQNAKSASNDANVDERNILNPPTDCNRRQGEGGDLSLGERSEPRNLTSATLSGSGAISTESGIVGVEQSENNVSARKLEVARRHATEHKSSPISCEPNDGVSEPEITLNNSDSLPTAAGRKRHHSKDDDKCPGQKPADALSVSGSTPAGSAPICIKRPAKRVKATNKRKQNAKSASNDANVDESNILNPPIDCNRRQGEGGDLSRGERSEPKNLTSATLSGSAAISTESGIVGVEQSENNVSARNLEVASWHATEHKSSPISCEPNDGVSEPEITLKNSDSLPTAAGRERHHIKVDDKSPGQKPADALSVSGSTSAGSAPICIKRPAKRVKATNKRKQTAKSASNDANVDESNILNPPTDCNRRQGEGGDLSLGESDSLPTAAGRKRHHSKVDDKCPGQKTADALSVSGSTSAGSASICIKRPSKRVKGTNKRKQNAKSASNDANVDESNILNPPTDCNRRQGEGGDLSLGERSEPRNLTSATLSGFEAISTESGIVGVEQSENNVSARNLEVASQHATEHKSSPISCEPNDGVPEPEITLKNSDSLPTAACRKRHHIKVDDKSPVQKPADALSVSGSTSAESAPICIKRPAKRVKATNKRKQTAKSASNDANVDESNILNPPTDCNRRQGEGGDLSLGSTSAGSASICIKRPSKRVKGTNKRKQNAKSASNDANVDESNILNPPTDCNRRQGEGGDLSLGERSEPRNLTSATLSGSGAISTESGIVGVEQSENNVSARKLEVVSLHATEHKSSPISCEPNDGVSEPEITLKNSDSLPTAAGRKRHHSKDDDKCPGQKTADDLSVSGSTSAGSAPICIKRPAKRVKATNKRKQKAKSASNDANVDESNILNPPTDCNRRQGEGGDLSLGERSEPRNLTSATLSGSGAISTESGIVGVEQSENNVSARKLEVASWHATEHKSSPISCEPNDGVSEPEITLGSSDADSTPSAKRYQVKAPQKRKKMSCPECKSEVFNLKRHFMQWHDLCLDKAKSKLKDYQKSKIQEHNKILDLGAHSGRLYKKCPIDFCFAMVKRLDHHISVVHGLGSTNPKYHVMLAKAHRDAQKESILIRQARASGEGKRKNGERLEELEGEGQEQC; encoded by the exons atgataacCCCAACCAATAATCAAGCTGCTTTGGACGAAAGTTCACATACATGTGCTACGAGTAATTTATCTGTCTCTAAACCAAGCAGCGACATAGTTAGCGCGAACTCTGACTGTACCAGACGCCTGGGAGAGGGTGGTGACCTCTCACTACGTGAGAGGTCACAGCCTAAGGTTTCAACATCTGCCTCCCTTTCTGGCTCTGGGGACACTTCCGGTGGAAGTGAACGGTTGGAAGagattagaaaaactgaaagtgATCACTCTGCTCTGGCAATGCTAATGTCTCTCAGTGAAGAAAGCTTTTTTGACCCATTTAAAGTGCAGGAAAGCAATTCTgttaatgaaaacaacaatgtTTCTGGGGAGGATTCGAACATCGCACCTTCACAGATCAATGATACCTTTGATTTTTCTGACCGTCTATTCGAGCCTACATCGGGTGTGTGTTTTGAAAAGGATGAAATCAATCAAATGCCCACCCTAAACTGCCATCGTGCTGCAGTGAACAAAAGTTCACTTACTTCTTCTTTTAGTCCTGAAGCATCTGTGCCTGAACCCAGCAGCAGCAGCATATTGAACCCTCATACTGACTGCAACAGACGCCAGGGAGAGGGTGGTGACCTCTCACTAGGTGAGAG GTCTGAACCTGAAATAACTCTGAAAAACAGTGATTCTCTTCCAACTGCTGCTGGTCGCAAGAGACACCATATCAAGGTTGATGACAAAAGCCCTGGGCAAAAACCAGCTGATGCCCTTTCCGTCTCAGGATCAACTTCGGCTGGAAGTGCTCCCATATGCATTAAACGGCCAGCAAAGAGAGTCAAAGCAacaaacaaaggaaaacagacAGCCAAGTCAGTGAGCAATGATGCTAATGTGGACGAAAGTAACATATTGAACCCTCCTACTGACTGCAACAGACGCCAGGGAGAGGGTGGTGACCTCTCACTAGGTGAGAGGTCAGAGCCAAGAAACTTAACATCTGCCACCCTCTCCGGCTCTGGAGCCATTTCCACTGAAAGTGGTATAGTTGGCGTTGAGCAGTCAGAAAACAATGTTTCAGCAAGGAAACTCGAGGTAGCAAGACGGCATGCTACTGAACACAAAAGTTCACCTATTTCTTGTGAGCCTAATGTTGGTGTGTCTGAACATGAAATAACTCTTAAAAACAGCGATTCTCTTCCAACTGCTGCTGGTCGTAAGAGACACCAAAGCAAGGGTGATGACAAATGCCCTAGGCAAAAACCAGCTGATGACCTTTCCGTCTCAGGATCAACTTTGGCTGGAAGTGCTCCCATATGCATTAAACGGCCAGCAAAGAGAGTCAAAgcaacaaataaaagaaaacagaatGCCAAGTCAGCGAGCAATGATGCTAACGTGGACGAAAGTAACATATTGAACCCTCCTACTGACTGCAACAGACGCCAGGGAGAGGGTGGTGACCTCTCACTAGGTGAGAGGTCAGAGCCAAGAAACATAACATCTGCCACCCTCTCCGGCTCTGGAGCCATTTCCACTGAAAGTGGTATAGTTGGCGTTGAGCAGTCAGAAAACAATGTTTCAGCAAGGAAACTCGAGATAGCAAGCCAGCATGCTACTGAACACAAAAGTTCACCTACTTCTTGTGAGCCTAATGATGGTGTGTCTGAACCTgaaataactatgaaaaacaGTGATTCTCTTCCAACTGCTGCTGGTCGTGAGAGACACTGTAGCAAGGATGATGACAAATGCCGTTGGCAAAAAACAGCTGATGCCCTTTCCGTCACAGGATCAACTTCGGCTGGAAGTGCTCCCATATGCATTAAACGGCCAGCAAAGAGAGTCAAagcaacaaacaaaagaaaacagaatGCCAAGTCAGCGAGCAATGATGCTAACGTGGACGAAAGGAACATATTGAACCCTCCTACTGACTGCAACAGACGCCAGGGAGAGGGTGGTGACCTCTCACTAGGTGAGAGGTCAGAGCCAAGAAACTTAACATCTGCCACCCTTTCCGGCTCTGGAGCCATTTCCACTGAAAGTGGTATAGTTGGCGTTGAGCAGTCAGAAAACAATGTTTCAGCAAGGAAACTCGAGGTAGCAAGACGGCATGCTACTGAACACAAAAGTTCACCTATTTCTTGTGAGCCTAATGATGGTGTGTCTGAACCTGAAATAACTCTGAACAACAGTGATTCTCTTCCAACTGCTGCTGGTCGTAAGAGACACCATAGCAAGGATGATGACAAATGCCCTGGGCAAAAACCAGCTGATGCCCTATCCGTCTCAGGATCAACTCCGGCTGGAAGTGCTCCCATATGCATTAAACGGCCAGCAAAGAGAGTCAAagcaacaaacaaaagaaaacagaatGCCAAGTCAGCGAGCAATGATGCTAACGTGGACGAAAGTAACATATTGAACCCTCCTATTGACTGCAACAGACGCCAGGGAGAGGGTGGTGACCTCTCACGAGGTGAGAGGTCAGAGCCAAAAAACTTAACATCTGCCACCCTCTCCGGCTCTGCAGCCATTTCCACTGAAAGTGGTATAGTTGGCGTTGAGCAGTCAGAAAATAATGTTTCAGCAAGGAATCTCGAGGTAGCAAGCTGGCATGCTACTGAGCACAAAAGTTCACCTATTTCTTGTGAGCCTAATGATGGTGTGTCTGAACCTGAAATAACTCTGAAAAACAGTGATTCTCTTCCAACTGCTGCTGGTCGTGAGAGACACCATATCAAGGTTGATGACAAAAGCCCTGGGCAAAAACCAGCTGATGCCCTTTCCGTCTCAGGATCAACTTCGGCTGGAAGTGCTCCCATATGCATTAAACGGCCAGCAAAGAGAGTCAAagcaacaaacaaaagaaaacagacAGCCAAGTCAGCGAGCAATGATGCTAACGTGGACGAAAGTAACATATTGAACCCTCCTACTGACTGCAACAGACGCCAGGGAGAGGGTGGTGACCTCTCACTAGGTGAGAG TGATTCTCTTCCAACTGCTGCTGGTCGTAAGAGACACCATAGCAAGGTTGATGACAAATGCCCTGGACAAAAAACAGCTGATGCACTTTCCGTCTCAGGATCAACTTCGGCTGGAAGTGCTTCCATATGCATTAAACGGCCATCAAAGAGAGTCAAaggaacaaacaaaagaaaacagaatGCCAAGTCAGCGAGCAATGATGCTAACGTGGACGAAAGTAACATATTGAACCCTCCTACTGACTGCAACAGACGCCAGGGAGAGGGTGGTGACCTCTCACTAGGTGAGAGGTCAGAGCCAAGAAACTTAACATCTGCCACCCTTTCCGGCTTTGAGGCCATTTCCACTGAAAGTGGTATAGTTGGCGTTGAGCAGTCAGAAAACAATGTTTCAGCAAGGAATCTCGAGGTAGCAAGCCAGCATGCTACTGAACACAAAAGTTCACCTATTTCTTGTGAGCCTAATGATGGTGTGCCTGAACCTGAAATAACTCTGAAAAACAGTGATTCTCTTCCAACTGCTGCTTGTCGCAAGAGACACCATATCAAGGTTGATGACAAAAGCCCTGTGCAAAAACCAGCTGATGCACTTTCCGTCTCAGGATCAACTTCGGCTGAAAGTGCTCCCATATGCATTAAACGGCCAGCAAAGAGAGTCAAagcaacaaacaaaagaaaacagacAGCCAAGTCAGCGAGCAATGATGCTAACGTGGACGAAAGTAACATATTGAACCCTCCTACTGACTGCAACAGACGCCAGGGAGAGGGTGGTGACCTCTCACTAG GATCAACTTCGGCTGGAAGTGCTTCCATATGCATTAAACGGCCATCAAAGAGAGTCAAaggaacaaacaaaagaaaacagaatGCCAAGTCAGCGAGCAATGATGCTAACGTGGACGAAAGTAACATATTGAACCCTCCTACTGACTGCAACAGACGCCAGGGAGAGGGTGGTGACCTCTCACTAGGTGAGAGGTCAGAGCCAAGAAACTTAACATCTGCCACCCTCTCCGGCTCTGGAGCCATTTCCACCGAAAGTGGTATAGTTGGCGTTGAGCAGTCAGAAAACAATGTTTCAGCAAGGAAACTCGAGGTAGTAAGCCTGCATGCTACTGAACACAAAAGTTCACCTATTTCTTGTGAGCCTAATGATGGTGTGTCTGAACCTGAAATAACTCTGAAAAACAGTGATTCTCTTCCAACTGCTGCTGGTCGTAAGAGACACCATAGCAAGGATGATGACAAATGCCCTGGGCAAAAAACAGCTGATGACCTTTCCGTCTCAGGATCAACTTCGGCTGGAAGTGCTCCCATATGCATTAAACGGCCAGCAAAGAGAGTCAAagcaacaaacaaaagaaaacagaaagcCAAGTCAGCGAGCAATGATGCTAATGTGGACGAAAGTAACATATTGAACCCTCCTACTGACTGCAACAGACGCCAGGGAGAGGGTGGTGACCTCTCACTAGGTGAGAGGTCAGAGCCAAGAAACTTAACATCTGCCACCCTCTCTGGCTCTGGAGCCATTTCCACTGAAAGTGGTATAGTTGGCGTTGAGCAGTCAGAAAACAATGTTTCAGCAAGGAAACTCGAGGTAGCAAGCTGGCATGCTACTGAGCACAAAAGTTCACCTATTTCTTGTGAGCCTAATGATGGTGTGTCTGAACCTGAAATAACTCTAGGAAGCAGTGATGCTGATTCAACTCCTTCAGCCAAGAGATACCAAGTCAAAgctccccaaaaaagaaagaaaatgtctTGCCCAGAGTGTAAATCTGAGGTCTTCAACCTCAAAAGACATTTTATGCAATGGCATGACTTGTGTCTGGATAAAGCAAAATCGAAACTTAAAGATTATCAGAAAAGCAAGATTCAAGAACATAATAAAATTCTTGACCTTGGAGCACATTCTGGCCGTCTCTACAAGAAATGTCCGATCGACTTTTGTTTTGCAATGGTTAAACGATTAGACCATCACATTAGCGTGGTTCATGGGTTAGGTTCAACAAACCCAAAATATCATGTAATGCTCGCTAAGGCACACAGAGACGCCCAAAAGGAGTCTATTCTGATTCGCCAGGCCAGAGCAAGTGGTGAAGGAAAAAGAAAGAACGGAGAGAGACTTGAAGAACTAGAAGGAGAAGGTCAAGAACAGTGTTAA